Proteins encoded within one genomic window of Humulus lupulus chromosome 1, drHumLupu1.1, whole genome shotgun sequence:
- the LOC133825168 gene encoding secreted RxLR effector protein 161-like, with protein MKDLGTAKKILGMVITRKNKEEKLIISQTGYLSNVLDKFNMSNSKPVSIPIDGHFKFSNDQCPKTNEDTKRMESVPYLQEIGCLMYSMVSTRPGLACPISVLSRYMANPGEPHWVGLKWLLRYIKGTLNYGLHFKKAKGQIQLEGFVDSDYAANRDNRKSVTSFIFLLNGNFIRWKTQLQPVVALSTTEVEFMVVTEAICTP; from the coding sequence atgaaggatttgggtacAGCAAAGAAAATTCTTGGCATGGTCATTACAAGGAAGAACAAAGAGGAGAAGTTGATTATTTCTCAAACTGGATACTTGTCAAATGTGCTTGACAAATTCAACATGAGTAATTCTAAACCTGTCAGCATACCTATTGATGGgcatttcaaattttcaaatgatCAATGCCCAAAGACTAATGAAGATACAAAAAGAATGGAAAGTGTTCCTTATTTACAAGAAATAGGTTGCTTAATGTACTCAATGGTGAGTACCAGACCTGGTCTAGCCTGTCCTATAAGTGTACTAAGTAGGTATATGGCTAATCCAGGCGAACCTCATTGGGTAGGTTTGAAATGGTTGTTAAGATACATCAAAGGCACTTTGAATTATGGATTGCACTTCAAGAAAGCCAAGGGACAGATTCAACTGGAAGGATTCGTGGATTCTGACTATGCAGCAAATAGAGACAATAGGAAGTCAGTAACTTCATTTATTTTCTTGTTGAATGGAAATTTTATTCGCTGGAAAACTCAACTACAACCTGTGGTGGCATTATCTACAACTGAGGTAGAATTTATGGTAGTAACTGAAGCtatctgtacgccctga